In the genome of Globicephala melas chromosome 7, mGloMel1.2, whole genome shotgun sequence, one region contains:
- the LOC132597583 gene encoding endogenous retrovirus group K member 8 Gag polyprotein-like produces MGNTHVNSTAKFYEPIQALLRDRGLMLSHKTIGRLLNDIDQAAPWFGVSGTLTIPSWEKLGKDLHRFHEEGKLCCGTFPLWNLVRSCLKEGKCTDIVKQATQVLRSYQDSASEAGSHKATDDRPTKEELVDNKVKKKLKSKQPDAQETGREPMYPLLSGLQAMYLLDDEELDPGDAADLAEAAAKYEEERYGPFGALPPSRPQEFFASRSVVQPRRSAPSIPSPQCTFIPREAWFQVPSSLSNAFPVFEDPATRQRYYDMIDHKLIRDLAEASKRDGISANYTIMLLQRLTRNALTPTDWQDIARACLTMGQYLDWKSIVSDLAHSQARENAANGQPAWNVDMLLGQGQWINNQTMFPVQVYNQINEINMRAWRALPNKGEVSGNLTKIIQGGTEPFSDFVARMMEAAGRIFGNVDEAMPLVKQLVYEQCTKECRRAITPFKGKDIEVWMKACREIGGPLSNAGLAAAVMTAAKGMQDPVRSGNCFHCGKPGHLKKQCRMLGAKPKMSQSARPPGTCPRCKKGKHWANECKSVKDINGQPFLPLTQSKSFQPTFGNAQSKNGLMGPRSQGPKIFGAHENVNLQPPKPRGEPRQAPQGWTSVPPPEWY; encoded by the coding sequence ATGGGGAATACTCATGTTAACTCCACGGCAAAATTTTATGAGCCGATACAGGCACTTTTACGGGATCGGGGGTTGATGTTATCTCACAAGACTATTGGCCGTTTACTGAATGATATAGATCAAGCAGCGCCATGGTTTGGAGTTTCGGGTACTTTGACTATCCCTTCATGGGAGAAATTAGGAAAGGATTTGCACCGTTTTCATGAGGAGGGTAAGCTGTGCTGTGGGACTTTCCCTTTGTGGAATTTAGTTCGATCTTGTCTTAAGGAGGGAAAGTGTACAGACATAGTGAAACAAGCGACGCAAGTTTTGCGGTCATATCAAGATAGTGCTTCCGAAGCAGGCAGTCATAAGGCTACAGATGATAGGCCTACAAAAGAAGAATTAGTAGATAATAAggttaagaaaaagttaaaatctaAACAACCAGACGCCCAAGAGACTGGGCGAGAACCAATGTATCCGCTATTGTCTGGCTTGCAAGCCATGTATTTATTAGATGATGAGGAGCTAGATCCCGGCGATGCTGCGGATTTGGCAGAAGCTGCTGCAAAATATGAGGAGGAGCGTTATGGCCCTTTTGGGGCTTTGCCCCCTTCTCGACCTCAGGAATTTTTTGCCTCAAGGAGTGTTGTTCAACCTAGGCGTTCTGCGCCTTCCATTCCTTCCCCGCAATGTACTTTTATTCCCCGCGAGGCTTGGTTTCAAGTTCCTTCTTCTTTGTCCAATGCGTTTCCAGTATTTGAAGATCCAGCTACACGCCAGCGATATTATGATATGATAGATCATAAATTAATTAGAGATCTTGCAGAAGCTTCCAAACGAGATGGCATTTCTGCTAATTATACTATTATGCTTTTGCAGCGGCTTACAAGAAATGCCTTGACCCCTACTGATTGGCAAGATATTGCTCGTGCGTGTTTAACGATGGGGCAATATTTAGACTGGAAGTCTATTGTTTCTGATTTGGCTCACAGTCAAGCGAGGGAAAATGCTGCCAATGGGCAGCCTGCCTGGAATGTAGATATGTTATTAGGACAAGGACAGTGGATAAATAATCAGACTATGTTCCCTGTACAAgtttataatcaaataaatgagattaatatGCGTGCATGGCGAGCCCTCCCAAATAAAGGGGAGGTGTCAgggaatttaacaaaaataatacagggaGGCACAGAgccattttctgattttgtagCCCGGATGATGGAAGCGGCGGGAAGAATTTTTGGTAATGTGGATGAGGCGATGCCTCTAGTGAAACAACTTGTTTATGAACAATGTACAAAAGAATGCCGCCGAGCCATTACACCTTTTAAAGGAAAGGACATTGAAGTGTGGATGAAAGCTTGCAGGGAGATTGGAGGCCCTTTGTCTAATGCAGGGCTTGCCGCTGCGGTAATGACAGCTGCTAAAGGTATGCAAGATCCTGTGCGATCTGGGAATTGTTTCCATTGTGGAAAACCAGgacatttaaagaaacaatgtAGAATGTTAGGAGCTAAACCTAAGATGTCCCAGTCGGCACGCCCTCCTGGGACATGTCCAAGATGCAAGAAAGGGAAGCATTGGGCTAATGAATGCAAATCTGTGAAGGATATTAATGGCCAGCCTTTCCTACCCCTAACTCAATCCAAGAGCTTTCAACCAACCTTTGGAAATGCCCAGTCAAAAAACGGGTTAATGGGCCCACGGTCTCAGGGCCCGAAAATTTTTGGGGCCCACGAGAATGTGAACTTGCAGCCACCCAAGCCCCGCGGCGAGCCACGGCAGGCTCCGCAGGGCTGGACCTCCGTGCCACCTCCCGAATGGTATTGA